The following are encoded in a window of Cyprinus carpio isolate SPL01 chromosome A13, ASM1834038v1, whole genome shotgun sequence genomic DNA:
- the LOC109062016 gene encoding 39S ribosomal protein L14, mitochondrial: protein MALSLSGVILPKLIQQRAFSVSSAVAAIQKLTRVRVVDNSALGNAHHHRPPKVIHVYTKNGIGKVGDRVLLAIKGQKKKALIVGHKMPGARMTPRFDSNNVVLIEENGNPTGTRIKTPIPTHLRKMEGEYSKLLAIAQRFV, encoded by the exons ATGGCTCTGTCGTTGTCCGGGGTGATTTTGCCCAAACTGATACAGCAGAGAGCTTTCAG TGTCTCATCAGCTGTGGCAGCTATTCAGAAGTTAACACGCGTGAGGGTGGTCGACAACAGTGCTCTGGGGAATGCCCATCACCACCGTCCACCAAAAGTCATTCACGTGTACACCAAGAATGGAATCGGTAAAGTGGGAGACAGAGTCTTACTGGCCATTAAAGGACAAAAGAAGAAAGCTCTCATAGTGGGCCACAAGATGCCTGGAGCACGAATGACCCCACGCTTCGACTCAAATAACGTGGTTTTGATTGAAGAGAACGGAAACCCCACAGGAACGAGAATAAAAACTCCTATACCAACACATCTGCGCAAAATGGAGGGGGAATATTCCAAACTGTTAGCCATCGCTCAGCGATTTGTTTAA